The DNA segment tacttgacaaatctccctttaaggttcattttgaacagataaaaaaaatgtgtgattaaatattttaaccaatTGACAGGCCTAATAATTTATGTATGTGAACCCAGTCTTATAaaagttacatttattttcatattaagaATAAAACAGCTGATGTAAATTTTTAAACATTATACAAAACATACACTTAAAAAAGATAAACCGAAATAAAAATCCCATTGTTGGAGTTAAGCATCAGTGAATCTTCAGCATTCATCTCCTGCTGGCGATCCTCTTGGATCTCCTCAGGACGGTGCTTTGTGCCTCCTCTCCAGCATCACCTGCAGTTGTAGCAGCTCCCCTTTTCCCCTGCGAGGGAGCCGCCTGCTGTGACGTGGACAGAGCTTTCCCAGCTTTCACGTGACTTTGATTTTCGGGCTGTGCGGGTCCAGGAGGCTTTCTTCTCCCTCTCACAGCTTGCACAGACTCCTGGGAATTTGACTCTTGCTCCTCGACTTTCTTCTGTGGCCCTCTGGCTTCTTTGACTGACTTCATCGGCTTTTCTACTGCAGCTCCAGATTTCTGTTTCGTCTTCAGAGTGGATTTAACAGCCTTAGTTCTTCCCTTTCCTCGACCTTTCGCTTGCGTTTTAGCAGCTTGTAGTTCCTCCGAGGTATCTACTTCTTCAGCTGGGATTTCTGGTGCTTCTTGGGTGCTGATCTGCATTTCAAGAGCTTTATAGGTTTCCTGTGAAACCAGTACAGTAAATCCTTACAAGCATTCAGTCACTGGatacaacatgtttttttttttacagccaaacaccaaaaatgtatgtttatgacAAATCAGATTCTCACCTGTTGTTGTGCTACTTCAGATTTCAGGTCTGATAACTGGCTCATTAATCCGTGTATCTTCAGCTGAAAGCAGAAAACAAATAGTCAAAAATCActtcaacaataaaaaaaatatttattcaagTTGGAGCGTCTCTTACCTGTTCACCGGCAATTCGTTTTTCCAGCTGCCCTCTCTCTTTagcctctttctccctcctgtGTTTTTAAGGAATCCAAGTTAGTATTTCACAAAtatttagggcccgagcacggaCAATGTCGGGCCAgtgaaggccctattgaaactgtagtgtttcttctttttcttccaaatgaatcgcctttttgacgaccttaacATGCTCAAttagttgttaaacttggcacacttatcagaTGTGGTGAAGAATTgtatattttaagggtctcagGCTTGGCTGTTGCtaaatggctcgctagcgccccaTAGAAAATTGGAAATATTGAGATCCTCGCTCCGCTTTCACATACATGTAAGAAATTTGGCAGACAGCTGTAACATGTGGAGatgcacaaaaaagcctctgggaggtatgcccaaaactcaacaggaagtcagccattttcaatttaatatgcgatttttgcccatttttagcgttttataggcccGTGTACTTTAACAAGCTCcccctacagatttaatcagatcgacttgaaatttggtcaggaccatcttaagaccttgaggatgaaaagttattcaaatggtgagttttcactgaacgacctgaccgtggcatggcggccattttgagccattcgccaggaaacaggaagttgttgtaactcaactgtacataatccaatctgccccaaatttctcaggcatgataagggtccagCCCTGATGACATGTACATGTCCATATTGACTTATGGCCCCGCCCCAatacgttagccccgccccctttcataactcgtaGAAGCTTGTGGCAGGCGTCATTGCACTCATCAGAGTCCCAGTTTCATCGTGCATGGCCGCGTCAGTCGGGGTCTCGCCAGTGCCCCCGACGCGCGGGAAGGTGcaagggcccgttcatcgctgctcgcagctttaattatatatatatatatatatatagtttttttttcttagcaTTCTTGAGCTACACAGATGGAAAAATTTAACCCAGGAAAAAATCTTTACTTGTTTGCCTCCATGGACTTCATCCGAGCAAGCTTGAACCTCTTCTCCTCCGTGGCTCTTTGGATGTTTTCTTCCGTCACCAGGGCCAGGAGAGACTCGGCGTCTAGGCCGGTTAACTCTGTTGACGGTGACGTCATTTCGAGGACCACCTTTACCCACTCGGTGAGGTCTTCACAGGACGGGAgctgacagaaaataaacaacagCTTTATCAGAATAAGTGAAACCACATTTCAAGTGCAAGGAACCTGCACATTTCTCACATTTCAGACTAAGGATTCATCATCTTCACATTTATGCAAACGTTGACCTTAAAGGGGAAGACATTTTTTGGGAAAATAATGTCATTTTAGGGGCAACATATAAATGCCAGAAAAATACTTGTACCTGACACTCAGAACGTTCAGAGAAAGTTACAGTGATGTTAAAAAAGGGGCAGATGCGGGATCAAGTGGTTGCTGTTGGATGAAAACCTTTGTGAACCTTGAGTTAAGTCTTTGCCAAATTTACATTACtgaaatgttgacattttggcaaaaaggttttcattattgtttaaGATCTTGTAATTTAAAGAAACTCACGTTTTCGAGTTTAGCCTGCGTTTTCTCCCAGGAAGCACACGCCAGCTCTAAGGGCATCATTTCACTCTTTAAcaacctctgcacctcctccagATCTCCCTGAGGACAGTCAAAACATCCCATTGCATCAGTACGCCGCCATAAAAACTATATGATTGTAATCAAACTGGAGAACATGATTGtaatgaagcagcagcagcgagcgaGAAAATTACCTGCAGTCTTTTAATATGTTTCTCTGCTTTCATCTTTTCAATAAACTCCAAGTCAGTTGGTGTCAGCTGATAGCCCTTCATCCCTTTCAGCATGGAGTTAGGCTCATCAGGCTCTGaaaaatcaaacattatttCAACACTTGAGATGTAAATGTTTCCAAGACTGCTTGTTTTTAAAGGTGAATAGCAAGAAAGTAGCACACAATCACGCAAGTATGGATCATACCTTTTTTTGTCCTGATTGTGTTGAAATCAAACGTCGTGTTTGGATTATTGTCACCTTGATCTCTACTATCTGCCTGTTGATGAGTAACAGGAGAACAGATTAGATTACATATCATGCCAGTAAGATTTAGTTCGATAAAGAAGGGCAGTGAAATAATGCACACATACCTCCATATTCTGCTCTGGTTCCTCACAATCCACATTGGAATCGTCATTACAAAAATCTAATTCTTTCTTTACGCTCATCAACGGAGGAGTTCTTGGGAGCTGTCGACCTGATGGGATGTAATTCATTGACAGACGGCTATCTCTCAGGATTTCTAAAAATCTGTCCGACATGTTCGAGGTTCActtcaaaaaacaaatgaaaaagaaacaagCTGCTTCTCAATGGAACTCTGCAGACTcctgctgtttctctcctccacTCTCCCTTTTGTCTGAACAGGTGGAGGTGCTGTGCTTTTAACAATCACTGCATCATTGTTTCCACCTGTGTGGCTGATTGCTCATTTTGACCACTAGATGGcgacagatttctttttcttttggcaGTGACACGTTGTTGAAAGTTTTAACTTGAGATATAACACATGGCTCACTTTATATGAGGCCAAAAAATGGCagtaaaattattaaaatattgcatttttttctattaGCAAAACATTTTTAGAATTCAATTCCAATGTGcatcaacatttcttttttgggtttaaaaaagaatattgaaaccagaaaaataaaataacaagaaattaacaattatagaaaataaaatgtggtaatgatatattatttataattaaccTATCCATGAATCAAATATACTTTAAATACTTGcattttttacataatatattactacTTCTAGACTGCAACTAGCAGAAATGAACTCTGATTTGATTACAGTATCTTTGAATTAACAATATAATGAAATACATGaggacagtggtggaaagtaacaaagtacacttactgtactgtacttaagtacaattttgaggtacttgtacttaacaGTACGACCATTTTGTGTAATTTCATACTTTTACTGCATTTTAGAGGCAAATATTATACTTTAATTATACTGTACCATTATTTGACAGATATGACAGTTAAAGCTAGTCTGCAAATTtagattttacataaaaaaaaacatgatctcTCATAAAgtattaacattttaaaaactattttacggcttaaactacccaacagatTTTTACATTAATTTAAATTAGCTATGCCTCAAAcagctacaacaataaaatacagtaaagtaCATTCAGGACTTTGACTTGTAATCaagtattttctcatatttAACTCCAAATGCTTCCTCCACCTCTGCAGAAGGAATGACATTAACACGGACACACTTAATTAAGAGCTAAATTCGTGGAAAAAGTTGTGTAATCAACGTAGAATTCTAGATAAGAAGCTCTTGTGTGTTTGATTTTCTTTCCTAAAGTCATGCTGAGTAAGTTTCACAGTCCCAGCTCTCTCTCCAGTCCTGCTTTAGCTGCACAagacaagcagacagacagacagatagacaggcaggtgtgcagacagacagatggatggatagccAACCAAAACCCTGTCTATCTTTAAACCGCGCTGGTGGTGTCACACTGCCAGTCCCACATGTTTGTGGAGCTCCAGGAACTCTAGAGGAGAGCGCTGAGTCGTAAATACCTCTGCTTTTAAACTCCCATAATGccgagggagagaggaaggaggaagaggtcggacagtgtgtgtgtgtgtgtgagattaaCTTTGTGACTTGGCATCGACCAAGTGGAAAACATTTGCATGGTTTTACGTTGCAGCCAACAAATCATTCCTCAATAAAAATCAAATTCAAAATGACTTTTCTCATCTTCTTCATACCGACAATTCCTCTCTGGTGTAAGTGTCTCTTCCTACCATGTAAATGTTCAGCGGGTGGTCCACTGTGACTTTGCTGTCACTggaaactaaaataataaagtaaaatgtgtatttttgagGTTAATTAGAACgctcaattttgagattttgggctgtTTTGcctccataacatgtcttctttcaggcTAGtgcaaagaaaacatctgaaatACACATTaatttactactttgtctgtgTGCGtctagatttctcctaaattcaccaaaagttagcattatagataatgcctcatttgcatattcaaacagaatatttcagaaaacttgtaatacaaaagataattgtcttaatgtaagtgaTCAACTGGGgacgtttcatggtgatatatactagttgttgttgtttttttaccttatTTACATGTAGTGTCTTTGACTCATTTTGTATGactctgaccccatgacacaCATTATGcaccctcatttgcataatgaggcagaaatgcataaagaaatgtaaaaagaaatgtataaagaaaagaatacagaaagaaagaagtttggggaaatatataaggggtgaaatacaaagggaaaattgtgcagaaataaataaacaaataaataaatgcataacaaaaatatatacattgaaagataaatataaaataaataaacattaatacaaaataaatacataaaaaataaatgcataactatataactaaataaatgaattaaatttgtttttttaattaacataaataaatgtatgaataaataaatacataaaacatacatacatttaaagataaatataaaataatacatgcaaaataaatgcataactaaataaataaatacatccaaaaataaataaataaataaaaaaatgaacacaaataaatgcataaatgcatacataaataaatcatacatacatttaaagatacataaaacattaataaaaaacaatacatgtaaaataaatgcttaactaaataaataaataaatgcaaaaataaataaatacatttaaataaataataacaaataataaataaaaaggaaaattaaacagaagagtaaacaaataaaataattaatacagcgataaataaataaataaagaagcaaattaaaacatgaatatcaatttatgtcacattttatcaacaatttaatggctacatttatttttgatataagttttgctacatttatgacatatttattaatttattgatttattttttattttggcaggttctgtcctccataaccCTTAAACCCAAAGATGCGCAGCTATTGTCCAATCCTggcttagcaaccgtaactaggtACGGGAAGCCCGTCAtgtcagaaatggaggacccaTTGCTTAAAAAATTACCAAGAATTTTGGGTGGTAAATCTGCCACATTTCATTGGATACTGATAATGTGCCGTGCGAGAATAAAGAGCTTGAGAGGTAACTCGCTAACACGCATCGCTCAGGTACTTAAATAAAAGGACAATGGGGCTTTTTCCTTGCCGTGTTGGACATTATTTCCCATGCTTTGCAAATAAAAATAACCCAAACGACCCCAAAACACTTTCACAGTACAGacacatgtacaaacacacTTCCATTGACATTAAAATCCTCTCAGACATCATTAAGACCACCATTCTGGAAGCCTAGCAGCAGCATATAACAAATCCACAATGGCTATTGTGTCCTGTAAAAGCTCTCCGGTGCTGAGAGAAGTGTCCCAAAAAGGCCATTTACAGCTGCTCAGACATGTAGTGTATTGAACAGGCGGAGCAGACAGGTCGTAAAGGGACTGATAAAACAGCACCCTGGTGGCTGAGGATGAGGAGTGGACAGAGACAGGTGTCCTGACTTCCTGGGAGACTAATGGAAAATGGGTTTAGTGCCATTACTGTGAGAAAGAAATGATGTAATTTACTGCAGTTCAGTACGGAGAGTttattagaacatgttttagTTTATTAAAGGAACAAATTGTGTTGCATGTGAAAATCATTATctttataataatgttaatgatttGATGCACAGAACCAGATTACATAAGCTTTTTTTTTGAGTTTTTAATGCAAGATTTAGGCCTGTAAAGCACAGATTGAGTAACATCAAATACTAATCATTGGCATATGTGTTTAGAGCACTGGTTCCCAACTGTATTGGGTACATTGGTAAAATAATTTGACTAGTTTAGATAATGATGTAAATCGCTGACGTTCAAAACTCCTACTGTGTGATAGAAATGATGATGAAGTATGATTCTGCAACAGCACAGCATCATTTCTCATTTCTGATTCATTCGCAAACCAATTTTGGGGGACAGTTTAGgagaaatttaaaacaaaaaaagaaaagaagaagaaaattgGCCGCAAGTTTGTGTACTTCTTTGCAATTTACTTTTTACAAACTAGCAAACTGTTTTTCACAGTTAACTAACACAACCGGACCACAAAATCTGGAGACAATTTATGAGGCATTAAGAAACTCGGGAGATGTGGGAGAAGAAGACAATAGAAAGgatgaaaataaagtccatATCGTCAAAACAGACATAAAAAGCCAAGTTCTTCTAGAGGTTGATGAATTGCGAGGAGAAGCAGACGAACATAAAACTGTATAAAACTATATTATGCTTGCACAGTAAAAATGTCAGCACATGATTTTCCGCATCAAAAAtaggaaacagagggaaattacagagacacaacaatgacaaaactGCACCACAGGGTCCATTCCGTAGCTCAGTTGTATCACTCAATCTTCCTCGGCAGTTTGAGTTGCCTGGTTGTCTTGTATCTGCTGAGGAATCGTATGCGAgatgatcaaaagctccagaacaactGCCGATCGGACCAATCGTTTCCAacgtcaagaatgaactttaaaTCTAAACTATATTATTCCTCTCTGGATCCATTTTTGAACAAAtgcacaacttttttttttactaaattcATAGATCATATATTGGTCCGGGGTAATGTACTTTCTAACTTTGAattatttgtgttatttcagCCCGGTCGCACAAAAAGGCATGAGTAAAGGCGTCAGATTTTCCTCGTCAAAGTTTAGCGTAAAtgttgagcgttatttagccttcaaGTACATGATGGTACCAATCGAtttcttatgttttctagtttgataccagtatcttcactctagctttgaacccgctacaacctctgaaagacagtataGTGGCCGCCAACGTCAccacttgacgtccgtgtatcaatAAAACATTGCCCCGCAAAATATCGTAATACTATGCTAtgcgattttttcccccaatgcCTACTGGATGGCTTCAAAAAACAcacgactttcaaccaggagacctgtgttttcgttagtgacgtttgtcacgtgttttttaatgaacctaagtgattttgttgccaaATCTTAACTGTGgatgttaccgtagttttgttgcttggTTTACAAATGATACACAAAAAGTGGCGTAAAAATTACATggaggatgggtccaacaaacacaggacttccaaCCAGGagagtgacgtgttttttagtgacgttcgTGACATATTTTCCGCACTTATGTTAAGTCGTTTCCGTACacattttacttagtttccatACTTACTTAAGcccaatcatgatgtttttcctaaacctaactaaagcgGTTTTGTTGCTtgaacctaactgcggatgttaccatagttttgttgcgtggtgtacacgcgaaaagcctaaaaatgcgtcctcatgactgtccttgtaatgttgtgctatttatacgccttcctgtgatatcgggttggttatttgtgcatattttttgCCGCTTGTCTCTCATCTTATGATCAATTTCCaatttttagaaaataaaactggaattaccgcctcgtggttgtatgcctccgccaaccagtcaagttgcagttgaagaaattccctccaggtgttcctgagatatcccGTTTACAAGAATGGGACAGATGTGAGtccacagtgacctttgaccaccaacatccaataAGTTCATCCTTGGGCCCAAGTGGATGTccgtgccaaatttgaagaaattccctccaggcgttccagAGATATCACTTTCACAAGAACGTTACAGACGGACGGCCAGACAACATAACGCCTCCAAACCCCTCAAAGTAAACAAACTACATGACTGAATATGGTAGTGAATGAATAGAATGACAGTAAAGTAACAAGATACTCACACATGTGCACAAGCACATTTTCCaactcataaacacacacccacccacaacCATGTGCGAGTGATGAGAGACGGCTAGCTGGAAACTTCTGGGCCTGCACTTTCTGTCGTGCTGCTCTCAGAGCtgtcagtgaggttaattttgTGATGTTTGTGATTAGTGACCAGTGTACAGTTACTGCATGCCTCAGACCAGCCTGCATGGGAAATGTCTGGACAATAATGTGTGTTAAATATTCAGTTTCTCTTCTCCCAAACAAATGTTCCCACACGGATTATCCTACATATAAAGTATCTGAGTGTCTCAGGTTTGTTTATGTGCTTTTACtt comes from the Sebastes fasciatus isolate fSebFas1 chromosome 24, fSebFas1.pri, whole genome shotgun sequence genome and includes:
- the LOC141763117 gene encoding uncharacterized protein LOC141763117 isoform X1, with product MSDRFLEILRDSRLSMNYIPSGRQLPRTPPLMSVKKELDFCNDDSNVDCEEPEQNMEVYSRDQGDNNPNTTFDFNTIRTKKEPDEPNSMLKGMKGYQLTPTDLEFIEKMKAEKHIKRLQGDLEEVQRLLKSEMMPLELACASWEKTQAKLENLPSCEDLTEWVKVVLEMTSPSTELTGLDAESLLALVTEENIQRATEEKRFKLARMKSMEANKREKEAKERGQLEKRIAGEQLKIHGLMSQLSDLKSEVAQQQETYKALEMQISTQEAPEIPAEEVDTSEELQAAKTQAKGRGKGRTKAVKSTLKTKQKSGAAVEKPMKSVKEARGPQKKVEEQESNSQESVQAVRGRRKPPGPAQPENQSHVKAGKALSTSQQAAPSQGKRGAATTAGDAGEEAQSTVLRRSKRIASRR
- the LOC141763117 gene encoding uncharacterized protein LOC141763117 isoform X2 → MSDRFLEILRDSRLSMNYIPSGRQLPRTPPLMSVKKELDFCNDDSNVDCEEPEQNMEADSRDQGDNNPNTTFDFNTIRTKKEPDEPNSMLKGMKGYQLTPTDLEFIEKMKAEKHIKRLQGDLEEVQRLLKSEMMPLELACASWEKTQAKLENLPSCEDLTEWVKVVLEMTSPSTELTGLDAESLLALVTEENIQRATEEKRFKLARMKSMEANKREKEAKERGQLEKRIAGEQLKIHGLMSQLSDLKSEVAQQQETYKALEMQISTQEAPEIPAEEVDTSEELQAAKTQAKGRGKGRTKAVKSTLKTKQKSGAAVEKPMKSVKEARGPQKKVEEQESNSQESVQAVRGRRKPPGPAQPENQSHVKAGKALSTSQQAAPSQGKRGAATTAGDAGEEAQSTVLRRSKRIASRR
- the LOC141763117 gene encoding uncharacterized protein LOC141763117 isoform X3 codes for the protein MSDRFLEILRDSRLSMNYIPSGRQLPRTPPLMSVKKELDFCNDDSNVDCEEPEQNMEVYSRDQGDNNPNTTFDFNTIRTKKEPDEPNSMLKGMKGYQLTPTDLEFIEKMKAEKHIKRLQLPSCEDLTEWVKVVLEMTSPSTELTGLDAESLLALVTEENIQRATEEKRFKLARMKSMEANKREKEAKERGQLEKRIAGEQLKIHGLMSQLSDLKSEVAQQQETYKALEMQISTQEAPEIPAEEVDTSEELQAAKTQAKGRGKGRTKAVKSTLKTKQKSGAAVEKPMKSVKEARGPQKKVEEQESNSQESVQAVRGRRKPPGPAQPENQSHVKAGKALSTSQQAAPSQGKRGAATTAGDAGEEAQSTVLRRSKRIASRR